Below is a window of Deltaproteobacteria bacterium DNA.
TAAGATGATCCACCGATCCGATGTACCCCGCGACGACATCACCCGTATTCACTCCGATACCGATTTTCAGCTCAGGCCATCCTTTAGGACGGTTCTCTACGTTGAAAACCTTTAGAGCACGGATCATCTCGATAACGGTTCTGAGTGCCCGGACAGGGTCGTCGTCATGTGAAATGGGGGCGCCAAAGATGGCCATCATGCCGTCACCGAGCAGCTTGTCAAGGGTGCCATCATTTTTGAAGATGATGGGTGTCATATGTGAAAAGAAGGCGTTCAGGATTTCCACGACTTTTTCTTGGTCGAGTCCTTCGGAAATGGATGTAAAGCCACGCAGATCTGCAAAAACAATGGTTGCGCGCTTCCGCTCGCCTCCGGGCCGGAGGAGTCCTTTGCTTCCCAGAATCTCTTCTGTGACATTTTTTGAAAAAAAACGACTCAAAAGGAATCGCTTATTTTCCTCTTTGATCATCTGTGTGTAAAGGCGGGACAGGGCTAATGCAGTGGCGATCTGGTCTGCCACCAGACTGAAAAAACTCACCTGATTCTGATCGAATCCATCTTTCATCCGGTGAACGAGATTAAGGACGCCGACGGCAGTGTTGTTATGTATAACAGGAACACAAAGGAGCGATTGACCGCGAACGCTTTCCTTTTCTTCAAGACAGCAGGATTCCTCGACATCATTGAGGATGATCGGTATTTTCTTGGAAATCACCTGCCCGGCAGTTCCTTCGTCAAGCCTGATAAAGGTAGGCCGGCTTGTCAGGCCATCATCGTCACTGCTTGCCACTATCTCAAGCATCCGAAGCTCGTCATTGAGGAGCATCAGGAATATCTGTTCCAGCGTAGAGTACTTCTTGACAATCTTCAATTGTTCCATGAAAAGGGCGTTTCTGTCGTAAATGCCTGTCAGGCGGAGCGTGTCCACCAACTCCTTGATGACAGAAAGTTCTTTGATCTTGTTTTCATAATTGACCCTCATCTTGAGGTACTGCCGCTTGAAAACCTCTTTTTCCGCAGCAAGCCGGGTCTCTTCTTCGGTT
It encodes the following:
- a CDS encoding GAF domain-containing protein — its product is MQDKTEEETRLAAEKEVFKRQYLKMRVNYENKIKELSVIKELVDTLRLTGIYDRNALFMEQLKIVKKYSTLEQIFLMLLNDELRMLEIVASSDDDGLTSRPTFIRLDEGTAGQVISKKIPIILNDVEESCCLEEKESVRGQSLLCVPVIHNNTAVGVLNLVHRMKDGFDQNQVSFFSLVADQIATALALSRLYTQMIKEENKRFLLSRFFSKNVTEEILGSKGLLRPGGERKRATIVFADLRGFTSISEGLDQEKVVEILNAFFSHMTPIIFKNDGTLDKLLGDGMMAIFGAPISHDDDPVRALRTVIEMIRALKVFNVENRPKGWPELKIGIGVNTGDVVAGYIGSVDHLNYTVIGDAVNVAQRLQSIAEPNEILISRDVKDVIHGRYSEVEGLKGLTPLPAQKVKGKKVAIEVFRVEF